The Actinomadura sp. WMMB 499 genome includes a window with the following:
- the atpD gene encoding F0F1 ATP synthase subunit beta: MTAQVETATATGRVARVIGPVVDVEFPADAIPEIYNALHVEANLGGETQTLTMEVAQHLGDNMVRAISMKPTDGVVRGAPVVDTGESISVPVGDVTKGHVWNALGDTLDVPTASLEINERWGIHRKAPAFDQLESKTEMLETGIKVIDLLCPYVKGGKIGLFGGAGVGKTVLIQEMIRRVARNFGGTSVFAGVGERTREGNDLWVEMDEADVLKDTALVFGQMDEPPGTRLRVALSALTMAEYFRDVQNQDVLLFIDNIFRFTQAGSEVSTLLGRMPSAVGYQPTLADEMGVLQERITSTRGHSITSMQAIYVPADDITDPAPHTTFAHLDATTTLSRAITEKGIYPAVDPLDSSSRIMDPQVLGNEHYSVAQEVKRILQKYKELQDIIAILGIDELSEEDKVTVNRARRIERFLSHPMYVAEQFTGQPGVTVPKDETVASFKAIAEGKYDHIPEQAFFMCGGIEDVEKKAKELEK, translated from the coding sequence ATGACTGCACAAGTAGAGACGGCGACCGCGACCGGGCGCGTCGCCCGTGTCATCGGCCCGGTCGTCGACGTGGAGTTCCCCGCCGACGCCATCCCGGAGATCTACAACGCCCTCCACGTGGAGGCGAACCTGGGCGGCGAGACCCAGACCCTGACCATGGAGGTCGCGCAGCACCTCGGCGACAACATGGTCCGGGCCATCTCGATGAAGCCCACCGACGGCGTCGTCCGCGGCGCGCCCGTCGTCGACACCGGCGAGTCCATCTCGGTCCCGGTCGGCGACGTCACCAAGGGGCACGTGTGGAACGCCCTGGGCGACACGCTGGACGTCCCGACGGCCTCCCTGGAGATCAACGAGCGCTGGGGGATCCACCGCAAGGCGCCGGCGTTCGACCAGCTGGAGTCCAAGACCGAGATGCTGGAGACCGGCATCAAGGTCATCGACCTCCTCTGCCCGTACGTCAAGGGCGGGAAGATCGGCCTGTTCGGCGGCGCGGGTGTGGGCAAGACCGTCCTCATCCAGGAGATGATCCGCCGTGTCGCCCGCAACTTCGGCGGCACCTCGGTGTTCGCCGGCGTCGGCGAGCGCACCCGTGAGGGCAACGACCTCTGGGTGGAGATGGACGAGGCGGACGTCCTCAAGGACACCGCGCTCGTGTTCGGCCAGATGGACGAGCCGCCGGGCACCCGGCTGCGCGTCGCGCTGTCGGCGCTGACGATGGCCGAGTACTTCCGCGACGTCCAGAACCAGGACGTGCTGCTGTTCATCGACAACATCTTCCGGTTCACCCAGGCCGGCTCGGAGGTCTCCACGCTGCTCGGGCGCATGCCGTCCGCGGTGGGCTACCAGCCGACCCTGGCGGACGAGATGGGCGTGCTGCAGGAGCGGATCACCTCGACGCGCGGCCACTCGATCACCTCGATGCAGGCGATCTACGTGCCCGCCGACGACATCACCGACCCGGCGCCGCACACCACGTTCGCGCACCTGGACGCCACCACGACGCTCTCCCGGGCCATCACCGAGAAGGGCATCTACCCGGCGGTGGACCCGCTCGACTCCTCCTCGCGGATCATGGACCCGCAGGTGCTGGGGAACGAGCACTACTCGGTCGCCCAGGAGGTGAAGCGGATCCTGCAGAAGTACAAGGAGCTGCAGGACATCATCGCCATCCTCGGTATCGACGAGCTCTCCGAAGAGGACAAGGTCACGGTCAACCGGGCGCGGCGCATCGAGCGTTTCCTGTCGCACCCGATGTACGTGGCCGAGCAGTTCACCGGCCAGCCCGGTGTGACGGTCCCGAAGGACGAGACGGTCGCGTCCTTCAAGGCCATCGCGGAGGGCAAGTACGACCACATCCCCGAGCAGGCGTTCTTCATGTGCGGTGGCATCGAGGACGTCGAGAAGAAGGCCAAGGAGCTGGAGAAGTAG
- a CDS encoding F0F1 ATP synthase subunit epsilon translates to MANLKVGLVSPEREIWSGDAKMVVAQTIEGSLGILPGHAPVLGVLLDGSVVKVEPADGGEPIIAMVGSGFFSVAADEVSVLAEQAELSHEVDVDAARRALEAAEGSGDEDGTAERRARARLRAAGVEA, encoded by the coding sequence GTGGCAAACCTGAAGGTCGGGCTCGTCTCGCCGGAGCGCGAGATCTGGTCCGGCGATGCCAAGATGGTGGTCGCGCAGACCATCGAGGGCTCGCTCGGCATCCTGCCCGGGCACGCTCCGGTGCTCGGCGTCCTCCTCGACGGCAGCGTGGTGAAGGTCGAGCCCGCCGACGGCGGCGAGCCGATCATCGCGATGGTGGGCAGCGGCTTCTTCTCCGTCGCCGCCGACGAGGTGTCGGTGCTGGCCGAGCAGGCCGAACTGAGCCACGAGGTCGACGTCGACGCCGCGCGGCGCGCGCTCGAGGCGGCGGAGGGGTCCGGCGACGAGGACGGCACGGCCGAGCGGCGCGCCCGCGCGCGGCTGCGCGCGGCGGGCGTCGAAGCCTAG
- a CDS encoding DUF2550 domain-containing protein, with translation MGEHLALDVGAVLAALAAVCALFFLAMAVRRRLFVRGGGAVECSLRELPAEEGGAPGVWRLGIGRYKGDVLHWHRVFGLSRRPRQVIHRRGLVVSNRRRPDPEEAEGLLPDVSIIEVRDGDLTVELAMGASALTGFLAWLEAAPPGFPVDLHVPE, from the coding sequence TTGGGCGAGCACCTGGCACTGGACGTCGGGGCGGTGCTCGCCGCCCTCGCCGCCGTGTGCGCGCTCTTCTTCCTCGCGATGGCGGTACGCCGCCGCCTGTTCGTGCGCGGCGGCGGCGCGGTCGAATGCAGCCTGCGGGAGTTGCCGGCCGAGGAGGGCGGCGCCCCAGGAGTGTGGCGCCTGGGCATCGGCCGCTACAAAGGCGATGTCCTGCACTGGCACCGCGTGTTCGGACTCAGCAGACGGCCCCGGCAGGTGATCCACCGCCGGGGCCTTGTCGTGTCCAACCGCAGGCGCCCGGACCCGGAGGAGGCCGAGGGCCTGCTGCCGGACGTGAGCATCATCGAGGTCCGCGACGGGGACCTGACCGTCGAGCTGGCGATGGGCGCGTCCGCGCTGACCGGCTTCCTCGCGTGGCTGGAAGCCGCACCCCCCGGTTTCCCCGTGGACCTGCACGTCCCGGAGTAG